A genomic segment from Nicotiana sylvestris chromosome 1, ASM39365v2, whole genome shotgun sequence encodes:
- the LOC104226232 gene encoding proteinase inhibitor I-B-like, with the protein MERKTMVKLSHVVAFLLLASLFQPLTARDLIFEVSDEIEVLRFPMAKENQVKTLDDVSKPFICPGKQSWPELVGKPAATAKKIIEKENPIAKVQFLFPGMVKPLNYVCGRVFVVVNWKLIVQITPTMG; encoded by the exons ATGGAGCGGAAGACTATGGTCAAGTTATCTCATGTGGTTGCTTTCTTGCTTCTTGCATCCC TTTTTCAACCTCTTACGGCACGAGATCTGATATTCGAAGTGAGTGATGAAATAGAAGTCTTGCGATTTCCAATGGCAAAAGAAAACCAAGTGAAAACACTTGATGATGTCTCTAAACCCTTTATTTGCCCAG GAAAGCAATCATGGCCTGAACTTGTGGGAAAGCCAGCGGCGACTGCTAAGAAAATAATTGAGAAAGAAAATCCCATAGCCAAAGTTCAGTTTTTGTTCCCTGGTATGGTTAAACCATTGAATTATGTTTGTGGTCGAGTTTTTGTGGTTGTTAACTGGAAACTCATTGTTCAAATTACTCCCACAATGGGTTAA